Proteins co-encoded in one Opitutus terrae PB90-1 genomic window:
- a CDS encoding ATP-dependent Clp protease ATP-binding subunit produces the protein MSQEPMNNFTPRAQQVLALARKEADRFHHNYVGTEHILLGLIKLGQGVAVSVLQKMGLDLETVRSAVEKQVGTGQESKTQGSIPYTPRVKKVLALAGKEAKTLNHSYVGTEHILLGLLREGEGVAARVLKSLDIDIERTRNEILRELDPQFSSSQSGDVPGEEAAAGTPQRSGGTEDKKEVKTPALKAFGRDLTDLARKGEMDPVVGRKNEIRRVIQILCRRTKNNPVLIGEAGVGKTAIVEGLAQEIAAGAVPEILLEKKVITLDLALMVAGTKYRGQFEERIKAVMDEIRRAKNVILFIDELHTIVGAGAAEGAMDASNIFKPALSRGELQCVGATTLNEYRKYIEKDSALDRRFQSVKVEAPSVDDTILILKGIRSKYEDHHKAIFTDKSIESAAKLSDRYITGRFLPDKAIDVMDEAGSRARIGALTRPPSVENLTKEIEQVCASKEKAISEQHFEEAARYRDQEKQLRLKQEQITEEWKKAREEKRVTIDEDLMMQVVADWTGIPLSRMEKKESEKLLAMETELQKTVIGQELAAVAVARALRRSRADLKDPRRPIGSFMFVGPTGVGKTMMAKQLASQMFGNQDALIQIDMSEYMEKFAVSRLVGSPPGYVGYDEGGQLTEAVRRRPYAVILFDEVEKAHPDVIQILLQILEDGRLTDSLGRTVDFRNTIIIMTSNVGAQLLQRQTSMGFAAAAAAFNDAEKMREKVLEEAKRIFKPEFLNRISDIVFFRPLAKEDLTKIVELETANFAKRLAERKIALEFTPESKLLLIEKGYDEKYGARPLRRAVEHYLEDPLAEALLRGEIKDGEPVIVDREGDKLIFKQKAPAADSGVAP, from the coding sequence GTGCTCCAGAAGATGGGGCTCGACTTGGAGACCGTGCGCTCGGCGGTCGAAAAGCAGGTCGGCACCGGCCAGGAGAGCAAGACGCAAGGCAGCATCCCTTACACGCCGCGCGTGAAGAAGGTGCTCGCGCTCGCCGGCAAGGAAGCGAAGACGCTGAATCATTCCTACGTGGGCACCGAGCACATCCTGCTCGGTCTGCTCCGTGAAGGCGAGGGCGTGGCCGCGCGCGTGCTCAAGTCGCTCGACATCGACATCGAGCGCACCCGCAACGAAATTCTCCGCGAGCTCGATCCGCAGTTCTCCAGCAGCCAAAGCGGTGACGTGCCCGGCGAGGAAGCCGCAGCCGGCACGCCGCAGCGCAGCGGCGGCACCGAGGACAAAAAGGAAGTCAAGACCCCCGCGCTGAAGGCATTTGGTCGCGACCTCACCGATCTCGCGCGCAAGGGCGAGATGGATCCGGTCGTCGGGCGGAAGAACGAGATCCGCCGCGTGATCCAGATTCTCTGCCGCCGCACCAAGAACAACCCGGTGCTGATCGGCGAAGCCGGCGTGGGCAAAACCGCCATCGTCGAGGGGCTTGCGCAGGAAATCGCCGCCGGCGCCGTGCCGGAGATTCTGCTCGAGAAGAAAGTCATCACCCTTGATCTCGCGCTAATGGTCGCCGGCACGAAATACCGCGGCCAGTTCGAAGAGCGGATCAAGGCAGTGATGGACGAAATCCGCCGCGCGAAGAACGTCATCCTCTTCATCGACGAGCTGCACACGATCGTCGGCGCGGGCGCCGCCGAGGGCGCGATGGATGCGTCGAACATCTTCAAGCCCGCGCTTTCGCGTGGTGAGCTGCAGTGTGTCGGCGCGACCACGCTCAACGAGTATCGGAAATACATCGAGAAGGACTCGGCGCTTGATCGCCGCTTCCAGTCCGTCAAGGTCGAGGCCCCGTCGGTCGACGACACGATCCTGATCCTGAAGGGCATCCGCTCGAAGTATGAGGATCACCACAAGGCGATCTTCACCGACAAGTCGATCGAGTCGGCCGCGAAGCTTTCGGACCGCTACATCACCGGACGTTTCCTGCCCGACAAGGCGATCGACGTCATGGACGAAGCCGGCTCGCGCGCGCGCATCGGCGCGCTGACGCGTCCGCCGTCCGTCGAGAACCTGACGAAGGAGATCGAGCAGGTCTGCGCGTCGAAGGAAAAGGCCATCAGCGAACAGCATTTTGAAGAAGCCGCCCGCTACCGCGACCAGGAGAAGCAGCTCCGGCTCAAGCAGGAGCAGATCACCGAGGAGTGGAAGAAGGCGCGCGAAGAAAAGCGCGTGACGATCGACGAGGACCTGATGATGCAGGTGGTCGCCGACTGGACGGGCATTCCGCTCAGCCGGATGGAGAAGAAGGAGAGCGAGAAGCTGCTCGCGATGGAGACGGAGCTTCAAAAGACCGTCATCGGCCAGGAGCTGGCGGCGGTTGCCGTCGCGCGTGCGCTACGCCGCTCGCGAGCGGACCTGAAGGATCCGCGCCGGCCGATCGGCTCGTTCATGTTCGTCGGCCCGACGGGTGTCGGCAAGACGATGATGGCGAAGCAGCTCGCCTCGCAGATGTTCGGCAACCAGGACGCGCTCATCCAGATCGACATGTCGGAATACATGGAAAAATTCGCCGTGTCCCGACTGGTCGGCTCGCCTCCGGGCTATGTCGGCTACGACGAAGGCGGCCAGCTCACCGAAGCGGTGCGCCGTCGGCCCTACGCGGTGATCCTGTTCGACGAAGTCGAGAAGGCGCATCCGGACGTGATCCAGATTCTCCTGCAGATTCTCGAAGACGGACGGCTGACCGATTCGCTGGGTCGCACGGTCGATTTCCGGAATACGATCATCATCATGACGAGCAACGTGGGTGCGCAGCTCCTGCAGCGGCAGACCTCGATGGGTTTCGCGGCGGCGGCGGCGGCGTTCAACGATGCCGAAAAGATGCGCGAGAAGGTGCTCGAGGAGGCGAAGCGGATCTTCAAGCCCGAGTTCCTCAACCGCATTTCGGACATCGTGTTCTTCCGCCCCTTGGCCAAGGAGGATCTCACCAAGATCGTCGAGCTCGAGACGGCGAATTTCGCCAAGCGGCTCGCCGAGCGGAAGATTGCACTCGAGTTCACGCCGGAGTCGAAGCTCCTGCTCATCGAGAAGGGCTACGACGAGAAATACGGTGCTCGTCCGCTGCGTCGCGCGGTCGAACACTATCTCGAAGACCCGCTCGCCGAGGCCTTGCTGCGCGGCGAGATCAAGGACGGCGAGCCGGTGATCGTCGATCGCGAAGGCGACAAGCTGATCTTTAAGCAAAAGGCTCCCGCCGCTGACAGCGGCGTGGCGCCCTGA
- a CDS encoding LysR family transcriptional regulator: MPRDYDFPFELRHLIYFREVARQLHFRKAAETLAVAQPALSRAIAQLEAALRADLLNRTRRGVEVTPAGQLLLERIEPILRGLAAIPAELHALSSGQVGHISIAFTGLAMATVLPGILRQFSQQFPGVRVELNESPTSTQLAALQAGELSCGFFHPDAPTPGLRTHELLRERNGILLPPAHRLARKAKLELRDLADTPFVLFPRSHNPGFYDRILAACRAAGITPRIVDEVWPRANGIGLVRAGLGATFMTPSEARHLPGDVAFRTLSGPAPESRLVLGWRTSPEPDPALAAFLKVARA; this comes from the coding sequence ATGCCCCGCGACTACGACTTCCCCTTTGAGCTGCGCCACCTGATCTACTTCCGTGAGGTCGCGCGGCAGCTGCATTTCCGCAAGGCCGCCGAGACGCTCGCGGTGGCGCAGCCAGCACTGAGTCGCGCCATTGCGCAACTTGAGGCCGCGCTCCGTGCAGACCTGCTAAATCGCACGCGTCGCGGGGTGGAAGTCACTCCGGCCGGCCAGCTCCTGCTCGAGCGGATCGAGCCGATCCTCCGTGGACTCGCCGCGATTCCCGCCGAACTCCATGCGCTGTCATCCGGCCAGGTCGGGCACATTAGCATCGCCTTCACCGGTCTCGCGATGGCGACCGTCCTGCCTGGCATCCTGCGCCAGTTCAGCCAGCAATTTCCCGGCGTCCGCGTGGAGCTGAACGAATCGCCCACTTCCACCCAACTCGCCGCGCTGCAGGCCGGCGAGCTAAGTTGCGGTTTCTTCCATCCCGACGCGCCGACACCCGGGTTGCGCACCCACGAGTTGCTACGTGAACGCAATGGTATCCTGCTCCCGCCGGCGCACCGGCTGGCGAGAAAGGCAAAGCTCGAGCTGCGCGATCTCGCCGATACGCCCTTCGTGCTTTTCCCACGTTCCCATAATCCCGGATTCTACGATCGGATCCTCGCAGCGTGCCGCGCCGCCGGGATCACCCCGCGAATCGTCGACGAAGTATGGCCGCGGGCCAACGGCATAGGGTTGGTCCGCGCCGGACTGGGCGCCACGTTCATGACTCCGTCCGAAGCCCGCCACCTGCCGGGTGACGTGGCGTTTCGCACGCTGAGCGGTCCCGCGCCGGAAAGCCGGCTCGTCCTCGGCTGGCGCACGTCGCCGGAACCCGATCCTGCACTGGCTGCCTTCCTCAAGGTCGCCCGTGCGTAG
- the leuC gene encoding 3-isopropylmalate dehydratase large subunit, with product MAKSLFQKVWDAHTVRKLANGQTQLLIGTHLIHEVTSPQAFGMLRDLGLKVAFPQRTFATVDHIVPTDQVVEPYRDPLAQAMMDELRKNCAEFGITFFDRSTGKQGIVHIVGPEQGITQPGTTIACGDSHTSTHGAFGAIAFGIGTSQVRDVLATQTMALGPLKVRRIEVNGKLRPGVYAKDVILHIIRTLGVNGGTGFAYEYAGEVFDRFSMEERMTVCNMSIEGGARVGYVNPDDTTFTYLKGRPYAPKGAAWDEAVTRWRAVASDSGCRYDDVVKINAADIAPTVTWGINPGQGISINEQIPDPAKATDADEKANIEEALAYMKLQPGAPIKGTKINVAFLGSCTNGRLSDFQEVAKFVKGKRVAAGVKAIAVPGSQIVALQCEKLGLDKILSEAGFEWRAAGCSMCLAMNPDKLIGDQLCASSSNRNFKGRQGSPTGRTILMSPLMVAAAAVTGQVADAREVFGVSAN from the coding sequence ATGGCGAAATCACTCTTCCAGAAAGTCTGGGACGCTCACACCGTCCGCAAACTGGCCAATGGCCAGACTCAGTTGCTCATCGGCACGCACCTCATCCACGAGGTCACGAGCCCGCAGGCGTTTGGAATGCTGCGGGACCTCGGACTGAAGGTCGCATTTCCGCAGCGCACCTTCGCCACGGTCGACCACATCGTTCCGACGGATCAGGTCGTGGAACCCTACCGCGATCCGCTCGCGCAAGCGATGATGGACGAGCTGCGGAAAAACTGTGCCGAATTCGGCATCACGTTCTTCGATCGCTCGACGGGCAAGCAGGGCATCGTCCACATCGTCGGGCCCGAACAGGGCATCACGCAGCCCGGCACGACGATCGCGTGCGGCGACTCGCACACGAGTACGCATGGCGCGTTTGGGGCGATCGCCTTCGGCATCGGCACCAGCCAGGTGCGCGACGTGCTGGCGACGCAGACGATGGCGCTGGGGCCGCTGAAGGTCCGCCGCATCGAGGTGAACGGGAAGCTGCGGCCCGGCGTCTACGCGAAGGACGTCATTCTCCACATCATCCGGACGCTCGGCGTGAATGGCGGCACCGGTTTCGCCTACGAGTATGCCGGCGAAGTGTTCGACCGGTTCTCAATGGAAGAGCGAATGACCGTCTGCAACATGTCGATCGAAGGCGGCGCGCGCGTGGGCTATGTGAATCCGGACGACACGACGTTCACTTATCTGAAGGGCCGCCCCTACGCGCCCAAAGGCGCGGCGTGGGATGAAGCCGTGACACGATGGCGCGCCGTCGCGAGTGATTCCGGTTGCCGTTACGATGACGTGGTAAAGATCAACGCAGCCGACATCGCGCCCACCGTCACGTGGGGCATCAATCCGGGGCAGGGCATCTCGATCAACGAGCAGATTCCTGATCCGGCAAAAGCCACCGACGCCGACGAGAAGGCCAACATCGAAGAGGCGCTCGCCTACATGAAGCTGCAGCCCGGCGCGCCGATCAAGGGGACGAAGATCAACGTCGCGTTCCTGGGCTCGTGCACGAATGGCCGGCTGAGCGATTTCCAGGAGGTCGCGAAGTTCGTGAAGGGGAAGCGCGTGGCTGCCGGCGTGAAGGCGATCGCCGTCCCCGGCTCGCAGATCGTGGCCCTCCAGTGTGAAAAACTGGGGCTGGACAAGATTCTCAGCGAGGCGGGGTTCGAATGGCGCGCGGCGGGGTGCTCGATGTGTCTCGCGATGAATCCCGACAAGCTCATCGGCGACCAACTCTGCGCGAGTTCGTCGAACCGTAACTTCAAGGGCCGGCAGGGCAGCCCGACCGGCCGGACCATTCTGATGAGCCCGCTGATGGTCGCCGCCGCGGCGGTTACGGGACAAGTGGCCGATGCCCGCGAAGTGTTCGGCGTCAGCGCGAACTGA
- the leuD gene encoding 3-isopropylmalate dehydratase small subunit: MALEKITQIAGRAVHVPGNDIDTDRIIPARFMKCVTFDGLGEFLFYDVRKNADGTDKPHPLNEPRFKGASILLSGSNFGCGSSREHAPQAIQKYGLKAVIAENFAEIFFGNSTGLGIPCVSASREDITKIAAAVEKDPQTQVVIDLVKLEVRFAGQSVKITQRESARDALVNGRWDPIGELLEGLPTVKQTAAALPYFANA, from the coding sequence ATGGCTCTCGAAAAAATCACCCAGATCGCCGGACGCGCGGTGCACGTGCCGGGCAACGACATCGACACGGACCGCATCATTCCCGCGCGCTTCATGAAGTGCGTGACCTTCGACGGTCTCGGCGAATTTCTGTTCTACGACGTCCGCAAAAACGCGGACGGCACGGACAAGCCGCACCCGCTCAACGAGCCGCGGTTCAAGGGCGCCTCGATTCTGCTGTCGGGTTCGAATTTCGGCTGCGGCTCGTCACGCGAGCATGCGCCGCAGGCGATCCAGAAATACGGACTCAAGGCCGTGATCGCGGAAAACTTTGCCGAGATCTTTTTTGGCAACAGCACGGGGCTCGGAATTCCATGCGTGTCCGCGAGCCGCGAAGACATCACGAAGATCGCGGCGGCCGTGGAGAAGGATCCGCAGACGCAGGTCGTGATCGATCTTGTGAAGCTGGAGGTTCGTTTCGCCGGCCAGAGTGTGAAGATCACGCAACGCGAATCGGCGCGGGATGCGCTGGTAAACGGACGCTGGGATCCGATTGGCGAATTGTTGGAAGGCCTGCCGACGGTGAAGCAGACCGCGGCAGCGCTACCGTATTTCGCGAACGCGTAA
- a CDS encoding diacylglycerol/lipid kinase family protein: MRTRFIVNRRSGRANRVLAGVRAFAAQLGAAVVLTERPRHARDLATTALDDGCELIVAVGGDGTMNEVGSALIGTPATLGLIPCGSGDGLGRFLGLHGSLSHSLEILCSGRPRPIDTGVADGHPFINLAGLGFEAELGARFNRLERRGFLRYLSTGARTLHACHSQRCTITADDAQVNVDAFTLAVANSAQYGNNALIAPHARVDDGQLDLCALPAATWFNVLPLTLRLFSGTIDRASGVVHRRGTRFVVERPAPGPLHTDGEIHEAGRTVEFAIRPASLRIMCPVP; the protein is encoded by the coding sequence GTGAGAACCCGGTTCATCGTCAATCGCCGTTCAGGTCGCGCGAATCGCGTGCTCGCCGGCGTGCGCGCGTTCGCCGCGCAGCTGGGAGCCGCCGTGGTGCTGACGGAGCGACCACGGCACGCGCGTGACCTCGCTACCACCGCACTCGACGATGGCTGCGAGCTCATCGTCGCGGTGGGTGGCGATGGCACGATGAACGAGGTCGGCTCCGCCTTGATCGGCACCCCAGCCACGCTCGGGCTGATTCCCTGCGGCTCCGGCGATGGGCTGGGACGTTTCCTCGGGCTGCATGGCTCGCTCTCACATTCGCTCGAAATCCTTTGCTCGGGGCGGCCGCGACCGATCGACACGGGCGTCGCGGACGGCCACCCGTTTATCAACCTCGCCGGACTTGGCTTCGAAGCCGAACTCGGCGCACGCTTCAACCGCCTCGAACGCCGCGGTTTTCTGCGCTACCTGAGCACCGGCGCGCGCACATTGCACGCATGCCACTCGCAGCGGTGCACCATCACCGCTGACGATGCGCAGGTAAACGTCGACGCGTTCACCCTCGCCGTGGCGAACAGCGCGCAATACGGCAACAACGCCCTGATCGCGCCGCACGCCCGCGTGGACGACGGCCAACTCGACCTTTGCGCGCTACCAGCTGCCACTTGGTTCAACGTTCTCCCGCTGACGCTCCGGCTGTTCTCGGGGACGATCGATCGGGCCAGCGGCGTCGTGCATCGCCGCGGAACCCGGTTCGTGGTCGAACGCCCAGCGCCCGGACCCCTTCACACCGACGGCGAAATTCACGAGGCGGGCCGGACCGTCGAGTTCGCGATCCGTCCCGCCAGCCTCCGGATCATGTGTCCGGTGCCGTAG
- the tyrS gene encoding tyrosine--tRNA ligase, with the protein MTILDDLQWRGLYADCTDLAALTQRLGQGPVTLYCGFDPTADSLHVGNLVPLLALRRFQLHGHHPIALAGGATGMVGDPSGRSAERNLLTPDQVAHNIASIKQQLGRFLDFDATTNPARMVDNSTWTAPISFLEFLRDVGKHFSVNAMLAKESVRARLESESGISYTEFSYMLLQAHDFLHLRETMNCELQVGATDQWGNITAGTDLIRKKLGAPAWGLTFPLLTKSDGTKYGKSTSGAVYLDPKRTTPYRFYQFFVQAEDADVIKLLKVLTFLSAEEITALDTDLKANPGARAAQKALARAVTTLVHGDTECANAIRASEIMFGGGLDGISESLFQDVVGEIPTKELEAAKLSGAGAPLVELLVHAGLAPSKGQARKDIDGGGIYVNNARVGEASRAVTTGELLFGKYLLLRKGKRTYTVVKIV; encoded by the coding sequence ATGACCATCCTCGACGATCTGCAATGGCGCGGCTTGTATGCCGACTGCACCGACCTCGCGGCGCTCACCCAGCGCCTCGGCCAAGGCCCGGTGACGCTGTATTGCGGGTTCGATCCTACCGCCGACTCGCTGCACGTGGGCAACCTCGTCCCGCTGCTCGCGCTGCGCCGCTTCCAGTTGCACGGTCATCACCCGATCGCGCTGGCCGGCGGCGCCACGGGCATGGTCGGCGACCCCTCGGGCCGCTCCGCCGAGCGCAACCTGCTCACGCCCGACCAAGTCGCGCACAACATTGCCTCGATCAAGCAGCAGCTCGGCCGGTTTCTTGATTTCGACGCAACGACCAATCCAGCGCGGATGGTCGACAACTCCACATGGACGGCCCCCATCAGCTTCCTCGAGTTCCTCCGCGACGTCGGAAAACATTTTTCGGTTAACGCGATGCTCGCGAAAGAGAGCGTGCGGGCGCGACTCGAGAGCGAATCGGGCATCAGCTACACGGAGTTCAGCTACATGCTGCTGCAGGCGCACGATTTTCTGCACCTCCGCGAAACGATGAACTGCGAGCTCCAGGTCGGCGCGACGGACCAGTGGGGCAACATCACCGCGGGCACCGACCTGATCCGCAAAAAGCTCGGGGCGCCCGCCTGGGGCCTCACCTTCCCGCTGCTCACCAAATCCGACGGCACGAAATACGGCAAATCGACCAGCGGCGCGGTCTACCTCGATCCGAAACGCACGACGCCCTACCGGTTCTATCAGTTCTTTGTGCAGGCGGAGGACGCCGACGTCATCAAGCTGCTCAAGGTGCTGACCTTCCTCTCGGCCGAGGAGATCACCGCGCTTGATACCGACCTCAAAGCCAACCCCGGTGCCCGCGCCGCGCAAAAGGCGCTTGCCCGCGCCGTAACGACGTTGGTGCACGGCGACACGGAATGCGCCAACGCGATCCGTGCGAGCGAGATCATGTTCGGCGGCGGGCTCGACGGCATCAGCGAGTCGCTGTTTCAGGACGTCGTCGGAGAGATCCCGACCAAGGAACTTGAAGCCGCCAAACTCTCGGGCGCGGGTGCACCGCTCGTCGAACTGCTCGTCCACGCCGGGCTCGCGCCTTCGAAGGGCCAGGCCCGCAAGGACATTGACGGTGGTGGCATCTACGTGAACAATGCCCGCGTCGGCGAAGCGTCGCGTGCGGTCACCACCGGCGAGTTGCTGTTCGGCAAATATCTTCTGCTCCGCAAAGGCAAACGCACCTACACGGTGGTCAAGATCGTCTAG
- a CDS encoding redoxin domain-containing protein: MPLAIGSQAPDFTLKSKTADGLKDVRLSENFGQRQTVLLFFPLAFTGVCTQEMCDTSAGLSDYEKLGANVIAISVDSPFAQEAWAKANRIGVTLASDLNKQVIKAYDVVFPNLAGVGDTAARAAFVVGKDGVIKYAEQTPTPKDLPNFDAIKAALNR; encoded by the coding sequence ATGCCTCTCGCCATCGGTTCCCAAGCCCCGGATTTCACGCTCAAGAGCAAGACCGCCGACGGTCTCAAGGATGTCCGGCTCAGCGAAAACTTCGGCCAGCGCCAGACGGTGCTGCTGTTCTTCCCCCTCGCGTTCACCGGCGTGTGCACGCAGGAGATGTGCGACACGAGCGCGGGGTTGTCCGACTACGAGAAGCTCGGCGCGAACGTGATCGCGATCAGCGTGGACAGCCCGTTTGCGCAGGAAGCATGGGCCAAGGCGAACCGGATCGGGGTCACGCTCGCGAGCGACCTGAACAAGCAGGTGATCAAGGCCTACGACGTCGTGTTTCCGAACCTGGCGGGGGTCGGCGACACGGCGGCCCGCGCCGCGTTCGTAGTCGGCAAGGATGGCGTGATCAAATACGCCGAGCAGACGCCGACGCCGAAGGACCTGCCGAATTTTGACGCGATCAAGGCGGCGTTGAACCGCTAA
- a CDS encoding aconitate hydratase: MNLPNPFHTLQTFSANGASHPFYSIPALEQAGFTVAKLPVSIRLVLESLLRNADGKRVSETAIRDLASWRAKAERTEEIPFVVARIVLQDFTGVPLLVDLAAMRAAVARMGRDPKIIEPLVPVDLVVDHSVQVDFAGSAEALAKNLELEFTRNRERYQFLKWGMQAFDTFKVVPPGIGIVHQVNLEYLAKGVLRDDNGVYYPDTLVGTDSHTTMINGLGIIGWGVGGIEAEAGMLGQPVYFLTPDVVGVHLTGALREGVTATDLALTITQMLRKAKVVGKFVEFYGPGAAALPVVDRATIGNMAPEYGATMGFFPVDEECTRYLRATGRSEEHIRIYEAYYRAQGLWGMPEKGQIEYSTDLELDLATVVPSVAGPKRPQDRIELPKLKDEFRAAFTRPVKENGFGKLAAEFEKSVHVAGAGWTHPLSAGGSQERAPQSDRDVKNTSVITEREMVNNRPTPTPVAVKAEPIAGELRHGSVLIAAITSCTNTSNPSVMLAAGLLAKKAVERGLQVNPLVKSSLAPGSRVVTDYLTKTGLQAYLDELGFQTVGYGCTTCIGNSGPLHPAIEDAVLKGDVVAASVLSGNRNFEARVHQNIKSNFLMSPPLVVAFALAGRIDIDMAHEPIGRDRAGKEVYLRDLWPTLQEVRDQMAAALKPEVFRKLYSDFAEQNPKWNEIPSTTGNVYGFDPKSTYIQEPPFFAKFGMQPGKIEEISGARALGIFGDSVTTDHISPAGAIKKTSPAGQFLLENGVTFENFNSYGSRRGNDRVMTRGTFANVRIKNLMLGGEEGGNTIYQASGEKMSIFDAAMKHRANNTPLVIVAGQEYGTGSSRDWAAKGTNLLGVKAVVAQSFERIHRSNLVGMGVLPLQFKEGTTAQTLGLDGSEVFDVLGLTAGLKPQQDLTLRVTRADKSVAMVPVRCRIDTPIEIDYYQHGGILPYVLRQILARR, encoded by the coding sequence ATGAATCTTCCGAATCCGTTCCACACCCTGCAGACGTTCTCCGCCAACGGAGCGTCGCATCCGTTTTATTCGATTCCCGCGCTCGAGCAGGCGGGATTCACCGTGGCGAAGCTGCCGGTGTCGATCCGGCTGGTGCTCGAGTCGCTTCTGCGGAACGCGGACGGCAAGCGCGTGAGCGAAACCGCGATTCGCGATCTGGCGAGCTGGCGCGCGAAGGCGGAGCGGACGGAGGAGATCCCGTTCGTGGTGGCGCGGATCGTCCTGCAGGACTTCACGGGCGTGCCGCTGCTGGTCGATCTCGCGGCGATGCGGGCGGCGGTCGCGCGGATGGGCCGGGATCCGAAAATCATCGAGCCGTTGGTGCCGGTCGACCTGGTGGTGGATCACTCGGTGCAGGTGGATTTTGCCGGGAGCGCCGAAGCGCTGGCGAAAAACCTTGAGCTCGAGTTCACGCGGAACCGGGAGCGTTATCAGTTTCTGAAGTGGGGCATGCAGGCGTTCGACACCTTCAAGGTGGTTCCGCCCGGCATCGGCATCGTGCACCAGGTGAACCTGGAATACCTCGCCAAGGGCGTACTGCGCGATGACAACGGCGTTTATTATCCGGATACGCTGGTCGGCACCGACTCGCACACCACGATGATCAACGGGCTCGGCATCATCGGCTGGGGCGTCGGCGGCATCGAGGCCGAAGCGGGCATGCTGGGGCAGCCGGTGTATTTCCTGACGCCGGACGTCGTCGGCGTGCACCTGACCGGTGCGTTGCGCGAGGGCGTCACCGCCACGGATCTGGCGCTCACGATCACGCAGATGCTGCGCAAGGCGAAGGTGGTCGGCAAATTTGTCGAGTTCTACGGGCCGGGTGCGGCGGCGCTGCCGGTGGTCGATCGCGCGACGATCGGAAACATGGCGCCGGAATATGGTGCGACCATGGGCTTTTTCCCGGTCGATGAGGAATGCACGCGCTACCTGCGCGCCACGGGACGGTCGGAGGAGCACATTCGGATTTACGAGGCCTACTACCGGGCGCAAGGGCTCTGGGGTATGCCGGAGAAGGGACAAATCGAGTACTCGACCGACCTCGAGCTCGATCTCGCGACCGTGGTGCCGAGCGTGGCGGGCCCGAAGCGGCCGCAGGATCGGATTGAACTGCCGAAGTTGAAAGACGAGTTCCGCGCGGCCTTCACCCGGCCGGTCAAAGAGAACGGCTTCGGCAAACTCGCCGCCGAGTTCGAGAAGAGCGTGCACGTTGCCGGCGCGGGCTGGACCCATCCGCTGAGCGCTGGTGGCAGCCAGGAGCGGGCGCCGCAGTCCGATCGCGATGTGAAGAACACGAGCGTCATCACGGAGCGGGAAATGGTGAACAATCGGCCGACGCCGACCCCGGTGGCGGTGAAAGCGGAGCCGATCGCGGGCGAGCTGCGGCACGGCAGCGTGCTGATCGCCGCGATCACGAGCTGCACGAACACCTCGAATCCGAGCGTGATGCTCGCAGCCGGGTTGCTCGCGAAGAAGGCGGTGGAACGCGGACTGCAGGTGAACCCGCTCGTGAAATCCTCGCTCGCGCCGGGCAGCCGGGTGGTGACGGACTACCTCACGAAGACGGGGCTGCAGGCGTATCTTGACGAGCTGGGATTCCAGACCGTGGGCTACGGCTGCACGACCTGCATCGGCAACTCGGGCCCATTGCATCCGGCGATCGAGGACGCCGTGTTGAAGGGCGACGTGGTGGCGGCTTCCGTGCTGTCGGGCAACCGCAACTTCGAGGCGCGCGTCCATCAGAACATCAAGTCGAACTTCCTCATGTCGCCGCCGTTGGTGGTCGCGTTCGCGCTGGCCGGCCGGATCGATATCGACATGGCGCACGAGCCGATCGGCCGCGACCGCGCCGGCAAGGAGGTCTACCTGCGGGATCTGTGGCCCACGCTGCAGGAGGTGCGCGACCAGATGGCCGCGGCCCTGAAACCCGAGGTGTTCCGCAAGCTCTACAGCGATTTCGCGGAGCAGAATCCGAAGTGGAACGAGATTCCGTCGACCACCGGCAACGTCTATGGGTTCGATCCGAAATCGACCTACATTCAGGAGCCGCCGTTTTTCGCGAAGTTCGGCATGCAGCCGGGCAAGATCGAGGAAATCAGCGGGGCGCGGGCCCTCGGCATCTTTGGCGATTCGGTCACGACCGACCATATCTCACCGGCCGGTGCGATCAAGAAGACCTCGCCGGCAGGTCAATTCCTGCTCGAGAATGGCGTCACGTTCGAGAATTTCAACTCCTACGGCTCGCGGCGCGGCAACGATCGCGTGATGACTCGCGGCACGTTTGCGAACGTCCGCATCAAGAACCTCATGCTCGGCGGCGAGGAAGGCGGCAACACGATCTACCAGGCGTCGGGCGAGAAGATGTCGATTTTCGACGCGGCCATGAAGCACCGCGCGAACAACACGCCGCTCGTGATCGTCGCCGGGCAGGAATACGGCACCGGTTCGTCGCGCGACTGGGCGGCGAAGGGGACGAATCTTCTCGGCGTGAAGGCGGTCGTGGCGCAGAGCTTCGAACGCATTCACCGCTCGAATTTGGTCGGCATGGGCGTGTTGCCGCTGCAGTTCAAGGAAGGCACGACCGCGCAGACGCTCGGGCTCGACGGATCCGAGGTGTTCGACGTGCTCGGGCTGACCGCGGGGTTGAAGCCGCAGCAGGATCTCACGCTGCGCGTCACGCGCGCGGACAAGAGCGTGGCGATGGTGCCCGTCCGCTGCCGCATCGATACGCCCATCGAAATCGACTACTACCAGCATGGCGGCATCCTCCCCTATGTGCTGCGTCAGATTCTGGCGCGGCGCTGA